Proteins encoded together in one Carya illinoinensis cultivar Pawnee chromosome 3, C.illinoinensisPawnee_v1, whole genome shotgun sequence window:
- the LOC122302754 gene encoding uncharacterized protein LOC122302754 isoform X2 yields the protein MAVPTTTTTTPQLQNPGFLSREQLLHLFNRFSFLTSLPDVKKRIADAVEDKQEAVAVTTAIQEEIFLEMGVDPTFGLSCLGKVNVVFENDQDLMIRFYRFLAKEEMACDEAELGPEEFAERILGQQKLQEQLHQQMENDNYEGGSSVLSSEQIQEIVQRRVSPLFRPR from the exons ATGGCCGTCCCAACTACGACTACGACTACTCCGCAGCTGCAGAACCCCGGATTCCTCTCTAGAGAACAGTTGCTCCATCTCTTCAACCGCTTCTCTTTCCTCACTTCCCTGCCTG ATGTGAAGAAAAGGATTGCAGACGCTGTTGAGGATAAGCAG GAAGCTGTAGCTGTAACCACTGCAATCCAAGAGGAGATATTTCTGGAGATGGGAGTTG ATCCAACGTTTGGTTTATCATGCCTGGGGAAAGTGAATGTGGTTTTTGAGAATGATCAGGATTTGATGATTCGCTTTTATAGATTTCTTGCAAA GGAAGAGATGGCCTGTGATGAAGCTGAGCTTGGACCAGAGGAATTTGCAGAAAGAATTCTGGGTCAACAGAAACTGCAGGAACag TTGCATCAGCAGATGGAAAATGACAATTATGAAGGGGGCTCATCGGTTTTGTCATCTGAACAGATTCAGGAGATTGTTCAGAGGAGGGTTTCACCTTTGTTTAGGCCAAGGTAG
- the LOC122302754 gene encoding uncharacterized protein LOC122302754 isoform X1, whose translation MAVPTTTTTTPQLQNPGFLSREQLLHLFNRFSFLTSLPDVKKRIADAVEDKQEAVAVTTAIQEEIFLEMGVDPTFGLSCLGKVNVVFENDQDLMIRFYRFLAKEEMACDEAELGPEEFAERILGQQKLQEQQLEMLKHMRKFHLDDQSAILEKLHQQMENDNYEGGSSVLSSEQIQEIVQRRVSPLFRPR comes from the exons ATGGCCGTCCCAACTACGACTACGACTACTCCGCAGCTGCAGAACCCCGGATTCCTCTCTAGAGAACAGTTGCTCCATCTCTTCAACCGCTTCTCTTTCCTCACTTCCCTGCCTG ATGTGAAGAAAAGGATTGCAGACGCTGTTGAGGATAAGCAG GAAGCTGTAGCTGTAACCACTGCAATCCAAGAGGAGATATTTCTGGAGATGGGAGTTG ATCCAACGTTTGGTTTATCATGCCTGGGGAAAGTGAATGTGGTTTTTGAGAATGATCAGGATTTGATGATTCGCTTTTATAGATTTCTTGCAAA GGAAGAGATGGCCTGTGATGAAGCTGAGCTTGGACCAGAGGAATTTGCAGAAAGAATTCTGGGTCAACAGAAACTGCAGGAACag caactgGAGATGCTAAAGCACATGCGTAAATTTCACTTGGATGACCAATCTGCAATTCTTGAGAAG TTGCATCAGCAGATGGAAAATGACAATTATGAAGGGGGCTCATCGGTTTTGTCATCTGAACAGATTCAGGAGATTGTTCAGAGGAGGGTTTCACCTTTGTTTAGGCCAAGGTAG
- the LOC122303286 gene encoding probable methyltransferase At1g27930 yields the protein MKNNHRRYVPEKSRLLAFLTAGSITAALIVIGLSRTSNNTTSLLCSMTATRVPTEDSNHIATTPTQLLAVLHYATSRVVPQQSFAEIKISFDVLQSLAPCNFLVFGLGHDSLMWDSLNPRGNTLFLEEDPKWVQTVLKSAPVLRASTVRYSTKLSEADDLLSTYKSEPDCSPASARLHDTSCRLALTMLPEEVYEKEWDLIMIDAPRGYFPEAPGRMAAIYSAAVMARARTRPGVTHVFLHDVNRKVEKVYAREFLCMKYKVNGVGRLWHFEIPPSSNMTDFSRFC from the coding sequence ATGAAGAATAATCATCGCCGTTACGTTCCCGAGAAGTCACGTCTCCTCGCGTTTCTTACGGCCGGATCCATCACCGCCGCACTGATCGTAATCGGCTTGAGCCGTACGTCCAATAACACAACCTCCTTGCTCTGCTCCATGACCGCTACGCGCGTCCCCACAGAGGATTCCAACCATATCGCCACGACGCCGACCCAGCTCCTCGCCGTCCTCCACTACGCCACTTCTCGCGTGGTCCCGCAGCAGTCGTTCGCCGAGATCAAAATCTCCTTCGACGTGCTCCAGTCCCTCGCGCCCTGCAACTTCCTCGTCTTCGGCCTCGGCCACGACTCGCTCATGTGGGACTCGCTCAACCCGCGTGGCAACACGCTGTTCCTCGAAGAGGACCCCAAGTGGGTCCAGACCGTTCTCAAAAGCGCCCCGGTTTTACGCGCCTCCACTGTCCGCTACAGCACGAAACTATCCGAGGCCGACGACCTCCTATCCACGTACAAATCAGAGCCCGACTGTTCCCCCGCCAGCGCGCGCCTCCACGACACGAGTTGCAGGTTAGCTCTAACGATGCTACCGGAAGAGGTGTACGAGAAGGAGTGGGACTTGATAATGATAGACGCGCCAAGAGGGTATTTCCCAGAGGCGCCGGGGAGGATGGCGGCGATTTACTCGGCAGCGGTGATGGCGCGTGCTCGAACTCGGCCTGGGGTGACGCACGTGTTCCTACACGACGTGAATAGGAAGGTGGAGAAGGTATATGCAAGGGAGTTCTTGTGCATGAAGTATAAGGTCAACGGCGTGGGGAGGCTCTGGCACTTTGAGATCCCTCCGTCTTCTAACATGACCGATTTTAGCAGGTTTTGCTGA
- the LOC122302756 gene encoding protein transport protein Sec61 subunit gamma-like, with the protein MDAIDSVFDPLREFSKDSIRLVKRCHKPDRKEFTKVAFRTAIGFVVMGFVGFFVKLIFIPINNIIVGSG; encoded by the exons atggatgcTATAGACTCAGTCTTCGACCCCCTCAGAGAATTCTCCAAGGATAGCATCCGCCTCGTTAAGCGCTGCCACAAGCCAGACCGCAAAG AGTTTACAAAGGTTGCGTTCCGTACTGCGATTGGGTTCGTGGTGATGGGGTTCGTTGGGTTCTTTGTGAAGCTGATCTTCATCCCCATCAACAACATCATCGTTGGGTCCGGTTAA
- the LOC122302755 gene encoding peroxidase 55-like, whose protein sequence is MDVAWRGLFLGLMAFMIMKSGEGQLVENFYSSSCPNVEAIVSQAVSTKFSQTFTTIPATLRLFFHDCFVEGCDASVMIASPNSDAEKDSEDNLSLAGDGFDTVIKAKQAVEASCPGIVSCADILAIAARDVVVLAGGPSFNVELGRRDGLISKASRVAGNLPGPDFHLNELNTIFARNNLSQIDMIALSGAHTLGFSHCDRFADRLYSSSTVDPTLDPDYAKQLEAACPRNVDPSIAIDMDPVTPRTFDNVYYQNLVAGKGLFTTDQVLFTDSESQPTVVDFANNPGAFNGAFVTAMRKLGRVGIKTGKVGEIRRDCSAFNS, encoded by the exons ATGGATGTTGCATGGAGGGGCTTGTTTCTGGGATTAATGGCTTTTATGATTATGAAGAGTGGGGAGGGGCAGCTGGTAGAAAACTTCTATAGCTCGAGCTGTCCAAACGTGGAGGCCATCGTGTCGCAGGCAGTATCTACAAAGTTTAGCCAGACGTTCACCACAATCCCGGCGACTCTGCGTCTATTTTTCCATGATTGCTTTGTTGAG GGATGCGATGCCTCGGTCATGATAGCATCGCCAAATTCTGATGCAGAAAAGGATTCAGAAGACAATCTTTCCCTAGCAGGAGACGGGTTTGACACTGTAATAAAGGCAAAGCAAGCAGTCGAAGCATCGTGCCCTGGCATCGTCTCATGTGCAGACATTTTAGCCATTGCTGCGAGGGATGTCGTGGTCCTG GCTGGAGGCCCTTCATTCAATGTAGAACTTGGACGTCGTGATGGCCTTATTTCGAAGGCATCTCGGGTTGCCGGTAATCTTCCAGGACCCGACTTCCATCTCAACGAGCTCAACACCATTTTTGCCAGAAACAATCTTAGCCAAATCGATATGATCGCGTTGTCTGGAGCCCACACTCTAGGCTTCTCACATTGCGACCGCTTTGCAGACCGCTTGTACTCTTCCTCCACTGTGGACCCCACGTTAGACCCCGACTATGCCAAACAGCTGGAAGCAGCCTGCCCACGAAACGTGGACCCCAGCATTGCCATCGACATGGATCCTGTTACCCCACGAACTTTCGACAATGTATATTACCAAAATCTGGTTGCAGGAAAGGGCTTGTTTACTACAGACCAGGTTCTCTTCACTGATTCTGAATCTCAGCCTACTGTTGTTGATTTTGCTAACAATCCTGGTGCTTTTAATGGAGCCTTCGTCACGGCAATGAGGAAGCTTGGTAGAGTGGGGATTAAGACTGGTAAAGTTGGAGAGATTAGGAGAGACTGCTCAGCCTTCAattcatga
- the LOC122302758 gene encoding protein NUCLEAR FUSION DEFECTIVE 4-like isoform X1 has translation MGGGLWRERFGSFFTNRWLVFVAAMWLQSCAGIGYLFGSISPVIKGSLGYNQRQVARLGVAKDLGDSVGFLAGSLCEVLPLWAALLVGALQNLVGYGWVWLVVTGRAPTLPLWAMCILIFVGTNGETYFNTVALVSCVQNFPKSRGPVVGILKGFAGLGGAILTQIYATIHSPDHASLIFMVAVGPAMVVIALMFIVRPVGGHRQVRSTDGISFTFIYSVCLLLAAYLMGVMLLEDLFNLNRTLITVFTVILLILILIPIVIPVSLSFWLEPRAPEEETLLPEPQKQEPYRLRQDSSELIFSELEDEKPKEVDLLPARERQKRIAQLQTKLFQAAAEGAVRVKRRRGPHRGEDFTLLQALIKADFWLIFFSLLLGSGSGLTVIDNLGQMSQSLGYDNTHIFVSMISIWNFLGRIGGGYFSEVIVRDYAYPRSIAMAVAQLVMAVGHFSFAMGWPGTMYVGTLLIGLGYGAHWAIVPAAASELFGLKKFGALYNFLTLANPAGSLVFSGLIASSIYDYEAEKQAHRHHSWQQNWGSIFSGMFGVDEPLKCEGAICFYLTSLIMSGFCIIAFVLSMILVYRTKIVYAHLYGKTSAPRLT, from the exons ATGGGTGGTGGGTTGTGGAGAGAGAGGTTTGGATCGTTTTTTACCAACAGATGGCTGGTGTTTGTGGCGGCAATGTGGTTGCAATCGTGTGCGGGAATCGGGTACCTGTTTGGGAGCATATCGCCGGTGATAAAGGGATCGCTCGGCTATAATCAGAGGCAGGTTGCGAGGCTCGGGGTGGCAAAGGATTTGGGTGACAGCGTCGGGTTCTTGGCTGGGAGCCTTTGCGAGGTCTTGCCCCTGTGGGCTGCTCTCCTCGTCGGTGCTCTCCAAAACTTAGTTGGATATGGCTGGGTTTGGCTCGTCGTCACTGGCAGAGCTCCCACTTTGCCTCTATGGGCT ATGTGCATTCTTATATTTGTTGGAACAAATGGTGAGACCTACTTCAATACAGTTGCTCTGGTTTCCTGTGTGCAAAACTTCCCAAAAAGTCGGGGTCCCGTGGTTGGAATTCTGAAGGGATTTGCTGGATTAGGCGGCGCTATTTTGACTCAGATATATGCAACAATCCATTCCCCTGATCATGCATCTCTGATATTCATGGTCGCAGTTGGTCCAGCAATGGTAGTTATTGCCCTAATGTTCATTGTCAGACCTGTTGGAGGTCACAGACAGGTCAGGTCAACTGATGGTATAAGTTTCACATTTATCTATAGCGTCTGCCTCCTATTAGCTGCTTATTTGATGGGGGTTATGCTTCTTGAGGATCTGTTCAATTTGAACCGTACACTGATCACAGTTTTTACTGTGATTTTATTAATTCTTATTCTGATTCCAATTGTAATTCCGGTGTCATTGAGTTTTTGGCTAGAGCCAAGAGCCCCTGAAGAAGAGACTCTCCTGCCTGAGCCACAGAAACAAGAACCTTACAGACTTCGACAGGATTCTAGCGAGTTAATATTCAGTGAGCTGGAAGATGAGAAGCCAAAGGAAGTGGACTTGCTTCCAGCACGAGAGAGGCAAAAGCGAATTGCCCAATTACAGACAAAACTATTCCAGGCAGCCGCAGAAGGAGCAGTGAGGGTGAAGAGAAGGAGAGGTCCCCATAGAGGGGAGGACTTTACCCTGTTGCAAGCTTTAATTAAAGCAGACTTTTGGCttatatttttctcacttctatTGGGTTCTGGATCTGGGTTGACAGTGATTGATAATCTGGGTCAGATGAGCCAGTCTCTGGGGTATGATAATACACATATATTTGTGTCCATGATCAGCATTTGGAACTTTCTAGGACGTATTGGTGGGGGTTACTTCTCTGAGGTTATTGTGAG GGATTATGCTTATCCAAGATCAATTGCGATGGCTGTGGCCCAACTTGTTATGGCAGTTGGCCATTTTTCCTTTGCTATGGGGTGGCCTGGCACAATGTACGTTGGCACTCTGTTGATTGGACTTGGCTATGGGGCTCACTGGGCGATTGTGCCGGCTGCTGCCTCtgagttgtttggtttgaaaaaatttggGGCTTTGTACAATTTCCTCACACTCGCAAATCCTGCAGGTTCTTTAGTCTTCTCTGGTCTAATTGCAAGCAGTATATATGACTATGAAGCAGAGAAGCAAGCTCATAGACACCATTCCTGGCAGCAGAATTGGGGATCCATTTTTTCAGGCATGTTTGGTGTGGATGAGCCACTGAAGTGTGAAGGTGCCATATGCTTCTACCTAACTTCATTAATAATGTCTGGATTCTGCATTATTGCATTTGTACTAAGCATGATTCTTGTCTATCGGACCAAGATTGTATATGCCCATCTATATGGAAAAACTAGTGCACCTCGGCTTACATGA
- the LOC122302758 gene encoding protein NUCLEAR FUSION DEFECTIVE 4-like isoform X2: MGYISMQMCILIFVGTNGETYFNTVALVSCVQNFPKSRGPVVGILKGFAGLGGAILTQIYATIHSPDHASLIFMVAVGPAMVVIALMFIVRPVGGHRQVRSTDGISFTFIYSVCLLLAAYLMGVMLLEDLFNLNRTLITVFTVILLILILIPIVIPVSLSFWLEPRAPEEETLLPEPQKQEPYRLRQDSSELIFSELEDEKPKEVDLLPARERQKRIAQLQTKLFQAAAEGAVRVKRRRGPHRGEDFTLLQALIKADFWLIFFSLLLGSGSGLTVIDNLGQMSQSLGYDNTHIFVSMISIWNFLGRIGGGYFSEVIVRDYAYPRSIAMAVAQLVMAVGHFSFAMGWPGTMYVGTLLIGLGYGAHWAIVPAAASELFGLKKFGALYNFLTLANPAGSLVFSGLIASSIYDYEAEKQAHRHHSWQQNWGSIFSGMFGVDEPLKCEGAICFYLTSLIMSGFCIIAFVLSMILVYRTKIVYAHLYGKTSAPRLT; this comes from the exons ATGGGCT ATATCAGTATGCAGATGTGCATTCTTATATTTGTTGGAACAAATGGTGAGACCTACTTCAATACAGTTGCTCTGGTTTCCTGTGTGCAAAACTTCCCAAAAAGTCGGGGTCCCGTGGTTGGAATTCTGAAGGGATTTGCTGGATTAGGCGGCGCTATTTTGACTCAGATATATGCAACAATCCATTCCCCTGATCATGCATCTCTGATATTCATGGTCGCAGTTGGTCCAGCAATGGTAGTTATTGCCCTAATGTTCATTGTCAGACCTGTTGGAGGTCACAGACAGGTCAGGTCAACTGATGGTATAAGTTTCACATTTATCTATAGCGTCTGCCTCCTATTAGCTGCTTATTTGATGGGGGTTATGCTTCTTGAGGATCTGTTCAATTTGAACCGTACACTGATCACAGTTTTTACTGTGATTTTATTAATTCTTATTCTGATTCCAATTGTAATTCCGGTGTCATTGAGTTTTTGGCTAGAGCCAAGAGCCCCTGAAGAAGAGACTCTCCTGCCTGAGCCACAGAAACAAGAACCTTACAGACTTCGACAGGATTCTAGCGAGTTAATATTCAGTGAGCTGGAAGATGAGAAGCCAAAGGAAGTGGACTTGCTTCCAGCACGAGAGAGGCAAAAGCGAATTGCCCAATTACAGACAAAACTATTCCAGGCAGCCGCAGAAGGAGCAGTGAGGGTGAAGAGAAGGAGAGGTCCCCATAGAGGGGAGGACTTTACCCTGTTGCAAGCTTTAATTAAAGCAGACTTTTGGCttatatttttctcacttctatTGGGTTCTGGATCTGGGTTGACAGTGATTGATAATCTGGGTCAGATGAGCCAGTCTCTGGGGTATGATAATACACATATATTTGTGTCCATGATCAGCATTTGGAACTTTCTAGGACGTATTGGTGGGGGTTACTTCTCTGAGGTTATTGTGAG GGATTATGCTTATCCAAGATCAATTGCGATGGCTGTGGCCCAACTTGTTATGGCAGTTGGCCATTTTTCCTTTGCTATGGGGTGGCCTGGCACAATGTACGTTGGCACTCTGTTGATTGGACTTGGCTATGGGGCTCACTGGGCGATTGTGCCGGCTGCTGCCTCtgagttgtttggtttgaaaaaatttggGGCTTTGTACAATTTCCTCACACTCGCAAATCCTGCAGGTTCTTTAGTCTTCTCTGGTCTAATTGCAAGCAGTATATATGACTATGAAGCAGAGAAGCAAGCTCATAGACACCATTCCTGGCAGCAGAATTGGGGATCCATTTTTTCAGGCATGTTTGGTGTGGATGAGCCACTGAAGTGTGAAGGTGCCATATGCTTCTACCTAACTTCATTAATAATGTCTGGATTCTGCATTATTGCATTTGTACTAAGCATGATTCTTGTCTATCGGACCAAGATTGTATATGCCCATCTATATGGAAAAACTAGTGCACCTCGGCTTACATGA